The Fulvivirga maritima genome segment ATTAATGGCTGTAGGTTTAACAGCTGTAGTCATTTGCGGAATGCAGTGGCTGGGATATATTAATATTTTTCCTAATTAAAGTTTAATTTATTATATTAATAGATGAGGTTGGGTTAGAAGTAAATACTTTATTAGTGTACATAATCTTGTGGTTTTTGAAATGTACTCCTATATCGAACAATGGGTATTTCAAGAATCTAAGGTTCGCTGAAAAGTGACTTTTAATGCTTCCTCAACCAGTTTATCCGATCAACCTTATACTTTAATGTTAAAAACCTAAGCCTATGGAAATGATTCAGGAAATTATTCCCCCTCAGTTTGAAATCAGAGAACTGATTCATCAAAACACTTATCTTGTAAATGGAGAGTTGAAAAAGTGGAGTGGTAAAACCACAGAAGTGTACTCATCTATTATCACTGAAAATGAAAGTGGTGCCTCTGGACCTACCTTGCTTGGTACCATTCCGTACATGACGGAAGAAGGGGCTATGGAAGCGCTGCACTCTGCTTGCGATGCCTATGGTAAGGGGCAGGGCATATGGCCGACCATGAGAGTGGCCGACCGGGTAAGTTGCATGGAGCGCTTTGTAGAGCAGATGAAATCAAAGCGCGACGAGGTGGTGAAATTGCTCATGTGGGAGATAGGCAAAAGCCTGCCTGACTCCGAGAAGGAATTTGATAGAACGGTAGAGTATATTTATGATACCATAGAAGATTATAAGCAGCTAGACCGAGACAGTGCTAAGTTTCATAAGCATCAGGGTGTGCATGCACATATTCGGCGTGGTCCTTTAGGAGTGGTATTGTGTTTGGGGCCTTATAATTATCCGCTAAATGAAACTTTTGCTTTGCTCATACCTGCCCTGATTATGGGTAATACCGCCATTTTTAAACCTGCAAAATATGGAGTTTTGCTAATTACACCTTTATTGGAGGCTTTTAAGAGCAGTTTTCCGCGTGGTGTAGTTAATATAATCTATGGAAGAGGTCGCGAGGTGGCGGCGCCTATTATGAAAACAGGCCGCATAGATGCCCTTGCTTTAATAGGTAATAGTAAATCTGCCATAGCACTGCAAGATCAGCACCCTCATAAAAACAGGCTAAGGCTGGTTTTAGGGTTGGAAGCTAAGAATCCGGCTATTATTTTACCTGATGCTGATCTGGATTTGGCTATAGATGAATGCATAGCTGGTACGCTCTCATTTAATGGGCAACGTTGTACAGCATTGAAAATTATTTACGTGCATGAAGAAGTAAGAGAAGAATTTAATAAGAGGTTTTCTGCCCGGGTAGATGCTCTTAAGTTTGGTAATCCGTGGGATCCGGGGGTAAAGCTCACGCCACTACCAGAACCTGATAAACCAGCCTACATTCAAGAGCTTATTGATGATGCTGAAGCTAAAGGGGCTGCTATTATTAATGAAAGGGGAGGAGAAACTACCGAGAACTACATTTTTCCATCAGTATTATATCCGGTAACTAAAGATATGCGGGTGTATGAAGAGGAGCAGTTTGGGCCGGTTATACCAGTAATTTCTTTTAAAAGTATTGACGAGCCGCTGGATGATATGGCTGATTCCAGCTACGGGCAGCAAGTGAGTTTATTTGGTAAGGATGTAAATACCATAGCTCCGCTTATTGATACTTTGGTGAATCTGGTGTGCCGGGTGAACTTAAATAGCTCCTGTCAAAGGGGGCCAGATGTTTACCCTTTTACAGGTAGGAAGGATAGTGCAGCCAGCACACTTAGTGTTCATGATGCATTGCGCTCTTTCTCCATTCGTACTTTTGTGGCCTCTAAAGACAATGAATATAATAATCAGATTTTAAAGGATTTGCTTGATAGTAAGGCCTCTAACTTTGTGTATACTGATTATATTTTGTAGAGAATAATGTCAATATTTATACTT includes the following:
- a CDS encoding NADP-dependent glyceraldehyde-3-phosphate dehydrogenase, with product MEMIQEIIPPQFEIRELIHQNTYLVNGELKKWSGKTTEVYSSIITENESGASGPTLLGTIPYMTEEGAMEALHSACDAYGKGQGIWPTMRVADRVSCMERFVEQMKSKRDEVVKLLMWEIGKSLPDSEKEFDRTVEYIYDTIEDYKQLDRDSAKFHKHQGVHAHIRRGPLGVVLCLGPYNYPLNETFALLIPALIMGNTAIFKPAKYGVLLITPLLEAFKSSFPRGVVNIIYGRGREVAAPIMKTGRIDALALIGNSKSAIALQDQHPHKNRLRLVLGLEAKNPAIILPDADLDLAIDECIAGTLSFNGQRCTALKIIYVHEEVREEFNKRFSARVDALKFGNPWDPGVKLTPLPEPDKPAYIQELIDDAEAKGAAIINERGGETTENYIFPSVLYPVTKDMRVYEEEQFGPVIPVISFKSIDEPLDDMADSSYGQQVSLFGKDVNTIAPLIDTLVNLVCRVNLNSSCQRGPDVYPFTGRKDSAASTLSVHDALRSFSIRTFVASKDNEYNNQILKDLLDSKASNFVYTDYIL